In Rattus norvegicus strain BN/NHsdMcwi chromosome 3, GRCr8, whole genome shotgun sequence, a genomic segment contains:
- the Slc12a5 gene encoding solute carrier family 12 member 5 isoform X2, with translation MISQILAGDGNPKESSPFINSTDTEKGREYDGRNMALFEEEMDTSPMVSSLLSGLANYTNLPQGSKEHEEAENNEGGKKKPVQAPRMGTFMGVYLPCLQNIFGVILFLRLTWVVGIAGIMESFCMVFICCSCTMLTAISMSAIATNGVVPAGGSYYMISRSLGPEFGGAVGLCFYLGTTFAGAMYILGTIEILLAYLFPAMAIFKAEDASGEAAAMLNNMRVYGTCVLTCMATVVFVGVKYVNKFALVFLGCVILSILAIYAGVIKSAFDPPNFPICLLGNRTLSRHGFDVCAKLAWEGNETVTTRLWGLFCSSRLLNATCDEYFTRNNVTEIQGIPGAASGLIKENLWSSYLTKGVIVERRGMPSVGLADGTPVDMDHPYVFSDMTSYFTLLVGIYFPSVTGIMAGSNRSGDLRDAQKSIPTGTILAIATTSAVYISSVVLFGACIEGVVLRDKFGEAVNGNLVVGTLAWPSPWVIVIGSFFSTCGAGLQSLTGAPRLLQAISRDGIVPFLQVFGHGKANGEPTWALLLTACICEIGILIASLDEVAPILSMFFLMCYMFVNLACAVQTLLRTPNWRPRFRYYHWTLSFLGMSLCLALMFICSWYYALVAMLIAGLIYKYIEYRGAEKEWGDGIRGLSLSAARYALLRLEEGPPHTKNWRPQLLVLVRVDQDQNVVHPQLLSLTSQLKAGKGLTIVGSVLEGTFLDNHPQAQRAEESIRRLMEAEKVKGFCQVVISSNLRDGVSHLIQSGGLGGLQHNTVLVGWPRNWRQKEDHQTWRNFIELVRETTAGHLALLVTKNVSMFPGNPERFSEGSIDVWWIVHDGGMLMLLPFLLRHHKVWRKCKMRIFTVAQMDDNSIQMKKDLTTFLYHLRITAEVEVVEMHESDISAYTYEKTLVMEQRSQILKQMHLTKNEREREIQSITDESRGSIRRKNPANTRLRLNVPEETACDNEEKPEEEVQLIHDQSAPSCPSSSPSPGEEPEGEGETDPEKVHLTWTKDKSAAQKNKGPSPVSSEGIKDFFSMKPEWENLNQSNVRRMHTAVRLNEVIVNKSRDAKLVLLNMPGPPRNRNGDENYMEFLEVLTEQLDRVMLVRGGGREVITIYS, from the exons GCCCCACGCATGGGCACCTTCATGGGCGTGTACCTCCCGTGCCTGCAGAACATCTTTGGTGTTATCCTCTTTCTGCGGCTCACTTGGGTGGTGGGAATCGCAGGCATCATGGAGTCCTTCTGCATGGTCTTCATCTGCTGCTCCTGC ACGATGCTCACAGCCATTTCCATGAGCGCAATTGCAACCAATGGTGTTGTGCCTG CTGGTGGCTCCTACTACATGATTTCCAGGTCTCTGGGCCCGGAGTTTGGGGGCGCCGTGGGCCTCTGCTTCTACCTGGGCACTACCTTTGCTGGGGCTATGTACATCCTGGGCACCATCGAGATCCTGCTg GCTTACCTCTTCCCAGCAATGGCCATCTTCAAGGCAGAAGATGCCAGTGGGGAGGCAGCCGCCATGTTGAATAACATGCGGGTGTATGGCACCTGTGTGCTCACCTGCATGGCCACCGTAGTCTTTGTGGGCGTCAAGTACGTGAACAAGTTTGCCCTGGTCTTCCTGGGTTGCGTGATCCTCTCCATCCTGGCCATCTACGCAGGGGTCATCAAGTCTGCCTTCGATCCACCCAATTTCCC GATTTGCCTCCTGGGGAACCGCACGCTGTCTCGCCATGGCTTTGATGTCTGTGCCAAGCTGGCTTGGGAAGGAAATGAGACGGTGACCACACGGCTCTGGGGCCTATTCTGTTCCTCCCGCCTCCTCAATGCCACCTGTGATGAGTACTTCACCCGAAACAATGTCACAGAGATCCAGGGCATTCCTGGTGCTGCAAGTGGCCTCatcaaag AGAACCTGTGGAGTTCCTACCTGACCAAGGGGGTGATCGTGGAGAGGCGTGGGATGCCCTCCGTGGGCCTGGCAGATGGTACCCCCGTTGACATGGACCACCCCTATGTCTTCAGTGATATGACCTCCTACTTCACCCTGCTTGTTGGCATCTATTTCCCCTCAGTCACAG GGATCATGGCTGGCTCGAACCGGTCCGGAGACCTGCGGGATGCCCAGAAGTCTATCCCTACTGGAACTATCTTGGCCATTGCTACGACCTCTGCTGTCT ACATCAGCTCTGTTGTTCTGTTCGGAGCCTGCATCGAAGGGGTCGTCCTACGGGACAA gTTTGGGGAAGCTGTGAATGGCAATCTGGTGGTGGGCACCCTGGCCTGGCCTTCTCCTTGGGTCATTGTCATAGGCTCTTTCTTCTCTACCTGCGGAGCTGGACTACAGAGCCTCACAGGGGCCCCACGCCTGCTGCAGGCCATCTCCCGGGATGGCATAGTGCCCTTCCTGCAG GTCTTTGGCCATGGCAAAGCCAACGGAGAGCCAACCTGGGCGCTGCTGCTGACTGCCTGCATCTGTGAGATCGGCATCCTCATCGCCTCCCTGGATGAGGTCGCCCCTATCCTTTCCAT GTTCTTCCTGATGTGTTACATGTTTGTGAACTTGGCTTGCGCGGTGCAGACACTGCTGAGGACGCCCAACTGGAGGCCACGTTTCCGATATTACCACTG GACCCTCTCCTTCCTGGGCATGAGCCTCTGCCTGGCCCTGATGTTCATTTGCTCCTGGTATTATGCGCTGGTAGCTATGCTCATTGCTGGCCTCATCTATAAGTACATCGAGTACCGGGG GGCAGAGAAGGAGTGGGGGGATGGGATCCGAGGCCTGTCTCTCAGTGCAGCTCGCTATGCTCTCTTGCGTCTGGAGGAAGGACCCCCGCATACAAAGAACTGGAG GCCCCAGCTACTGGTGCTGGTGCGTGTGGACCAGGACCAGAACGTGGTGCACCCGCAGCTGCTGTCCTTGACCTCCCAGCTCAAGGCAGGGAAGGGCCTGACCATTGTGGGCTCTGTCCTTGAGGGCACCTTTCTGGACAACCACCCTCAGGCTCAGCGGGCAGAGGAG TCTATCCGGCGCCTGATGGAGGCTGAGAAGGTGAAGGGCTTCTGCCAGGTAGTGATCTCCTCCAACCTGCGTGACGGTGTGTCCCACCTGATCCAATCCGGGGGCCTCGGGGGCCTGCAACACAACACTGTGCTAGTGGGCTGGCCTCGCAACTGGCGACAGAAGGAGGATCATCAGACATGGAGGAACTTCATCG AACTCGTCCGGGAAACTACAGCTGGCCACCTCGCCCTGCTGGTCACCAAGAATGTTTCCATGTTCCCCGGGAACCCTGAGCGTTTCTCTGAGGGCAGCATTGACGTGTGGTGGATCGTGCACGACGGGGGCATGCTCATGCTGTTGCCCTTCCTCCTGCGTCACCACAAG GTCTGGAGGAAATGCAAAATGCGGATCTTCACCGTGGCGCAGATGGATGACAACAGCATTCAGATGAAGAAAGACCTGACCACGTTTCTGTACCACTTACGAATTACTGCAGAGGTGGAAGTCGTGGAGATG CACGAGAGCGACATCTCAGCATACACCTACGAGAAGACATTGGTAATGGAACAACGTTCTCAGATCCTCAAACAGATGCACCTCACCAAGAACGAGCGGGAACGGGAG ATCCAGAGCATCACAGATGAATCTCGGGGCTCCATTCGGAGGAAGAATCCAGCCAACACTCGGCTCCGCCTCAATGTTCCCGAAGAGACAGCTTGTGACAACgaggagaagccagaagaggag GTGCAGCTGATCCATGACCAGAGTGCTCCCAGCTGCCCTAGCAGCTCGCCGTCTCCAGGGGAGGAgcctgagggggagggggagacagaccCAGAGAAGGTGCATCTCACCTGGACCAAGGATAAGTCAGCGGCTCAGAAGAACAAAGGCCCCAGTCCCGTCTCCTCGGAGGGGATCAAGGACTTCTTCAGCATGAAGCC gGAGTGGGAAAACTT GAACCAGTCCAACGTGCGGCGCATGCACACAGCTGTGCGGCTGAACGAGGTCATCGTGAATAAATCCCGGGATGCCAAGTTGGTGTTGCTCAACATGCCCGGGCCTCCCCGCAACCGCAATGGAGATGAAAACT ACATGGAATTCCTGGAGGTCCTCACTGAGCAACTGGACCGGGTGATGCTGGTCCGCGGTGGTGGCCGAGAGGTCATCACCATCTACTCCTGA
- the Slc12a5 gene encoding solute carrier family 12 member 5 isoform X4: protein MLDEGDGNPKESSPFINSTDTEKGREYDGRNMALFEEEMDTSPMVSSLLSGLANYTNLPQGSKEHEEAENNEGGKKKPVQAPRMGTFMGVYLPCLQNIFGVILFLRLTWVVGIAGIMESFCMVFICCSCTMLTAISMSAIATNGVVPAGGSYYMISRSLGPEFGGAVGLCFYLGTTFAGAMYILGTIEILLAYLFPAMAIFKAEDASGEAAAMLNNMRVYGTCVLTCMATVVFVGVKYVNKFALVFLGCVILSILAIYAGVIKSAFDPPNFPICLLGNRTLSRHGFDVCAKLAWEGNETVTTRLWGLFCSSRLLNATCDEYFTRNNVTEIQGIPGAASGLIKENLWSSYLTKGVIVERRGMPSVGLADGTPVDMDHPYVFSDMTSYFTLLVGIYFPSVTGIMAGSNRSGDLRDAQKSIPTGTILAIATTSAVYISSVVLFGACIEGVVLRDKFGEAVNGNLVVGTLAWPSPWVIVIGSFFSTCGAGLQSLTGAPRLLQAISRDGIVPFLQVFGHGKANGEPTWALLLTACICEIGILIASLDEVAPILSMFFLMCYMFVNLACAVQTLLRTPNWRPRFRYYHWTLSFLGMSLCLALMFICSWYYALVAMLIAGLIYKYIEYRGAEKEWGDGIRGLSLSAARYALLRLEEGPPHTKNWRPQLLVLVRVDQDQNVVHPQLLSLTSQLKAGKGLTIVGSVLEGTFLDNHPQAQRAEESIRRLMEAEKVKGFCQVVISSNLRDGVSHLIQSGGLGGLQHNTVLVGWPRNWRQKEDHQTWRNFIELVRETTAGHLALLVTKNVSMFPGNPERFSEGSIDVWWIVHDGGMLMLLPFLLRHHKVWRKCKMRIFTVAQMDDNSIQMKKDLTTFLYHLRITAEVEVVEMHESDISAYTYEKTLVMEQRSQILKQMHLTKNEREREIQSITDESRGSIRRKNPANTRLRLNVPEETACDNEEKPEEEVQLIHDQSAPSCPSSSPSPGEEPEGEGETDPEKVHLTWTKDKSAAQKNKGPSPVSSEGIKDFFSMKPEWENLNQSNVRRMHTAVRLNEVIVNKSRDAKLVLLNMPGPPRNRNGDENYMEFLEVLTEQLDRVMLVRGGGREVITIYS, encoded by the exons GCCCCACGCATGGGCACCTTCATGGGCGTGTACCTCCCGTGCCTGCAGAACATCTTTGGTGTTATCCTCTTTCTGCGGCTCACTTGGGTGGTGGGAATCGCAGGCATCATGGAGTCCTTCTGCATGGTCTTCATCTGCTGCTCCTGC ACGATGCTCACAGCCATTTCCATGAGCGCAATTGCAACCAATGGTGTTGTGCCTG CTGGTGGCTCCTACTACATGATTTCCAGGTCTCTGGGCCCGGAGTTTGGGGGCGCCGTGGGCCTCTGCTTCTACCTGGGCACTACCTTTGCTGGGGCTATGTACATCCTGGGCACCATCGAGATCCTGCTg GCTTACCTCTTCCCAGCAATGGCCATCTTCAAGGCAGAAGATGCCAGTGGGGAGGCAGCCGCCATGTTGAATAACATGCGGGTGTATGGCACCTGTGTGCTCACCTGCATGGCCACCGTAGTCTTTGTGGGCGTCAAGTACGTGAACAAGTTTGCCCTGGTCTTCCTGGGTTGCGTGATCCTCTCCATCCTGGCCATCTACGCAGGGGTCATCAAGTCTGCCTTCGATCCACCCAATTTCCC GATTTGCCTCCTGGGGAACCGCACGCTGTCTCGCCATGGCTTTGATGTCTGTGCCAAGCTGGCTTGGGAAGGAAATGAGACGGTGACCACACGGCTCTGGGGCCTATTCTGTTCCTCCCGCCTCCTCAATGCCACCTGTGATGAGTACTTCACCCGAAACAATGTCACAGAGATCCAGGGCATTCCTGGTGCTGCAAGTGGCCTCatcaaag AGAACCTGTGGAGTTCCTACCTGACCAAGGGGGTGATCGTGGAGAGGCGTGGGATGCCCTCCGTGGGCCTGGCAGATGGTACCCCCGTTGACATGGACCACCCCTATGTCTTCAGTGATATGACCTCCTACTTCACCCTGCTTGTTGGCATCTATTTCCCCTCAGTCACAG GGATCATGGCTGGCTCGAACCGGTCCGGAGACCTGCGGGATGCCCAGAAGTCTATCCCTACTGGAACTATCTTGGCCATTGCTACGACCTCTGCTGTCT ACATCAGCTCTGTTGTTCTGTTCGGAGCCTGCATCGAAGGGGTCGTCCTACGGGACAA gTTTGGGGAAGCTGTGAATGGCAATCTGGTGGTGGGCACCCTGGCCTGGCCTTCTCCTTGGGTCATTGTCATAGGCTCTTTCTTCTCTACCTGCGGAGCTGGACTACAGAGCCTCACAGGGGCCCCACGCCTGCTGCAGGCCATCTCCCGGGATGGCATAGTGCCCTTCCTGCAG GTCTTTGGCCATGGCAAAGCCAACGGAGAGCCAACCTGGGCGCTGCTGCTGACTGCCTGCATCTGTGAGATCGGCATCCTCATCGCCTCCCTGGATGAGGTCGCCCCTATCCTTTCCAT GTTCTTCCTGATGTGTTACATGTTTGTGAACTTGGCTTGCGCGGTGCAGACACTGCTGAGGACGCCCAACTGGAGGCCACGTTTCCGATATTACCACTG GACCCTCTCCTTCCTGGGCATGAGCCTCTGCCTGGCCCTGATGTTCATTTGCTCCTGGTATTATGCGCTGGTAGCTATGCTCATTGCTGGCCTCATCTATAAGTACATCGAGTACCGGGG GGCAGAGAAGGAGTGGGGGGATGGGATCCGAGGCCTGTCTCTCAGTGCAGCTCGCTATGCTCTCTTGCGTCTGGAGGAAGGACCCCCGCATACAAAGAACTGGAG GCCCCAGCTACTGGTGCTGGTGCGTGTGGACCAGGACCAGAACGTGGTGCACCCGCAGCTGCTGTCCTTGACCTCCCAGCTCAAGGCAGGGAAGGGCCTGACCATTGTGGGCTCTGTCCTTGAGGGCACCTTTCTGGACAACCACCCTCAGGCTCAGCGGGCAGAGGAG TCTATCCGGCGCCTGATGGAGGCTGAGAAGGTGAAGGGCTTCTGCCAGGTAGTGATCTCCTCCAACCTGCGTGACGGTGTGTCCCACCTGATCCAATCCGGGGGCCTCGGGGGCCTGCAACACAACACTGTGCTAGTGGGCTGGCCTCGCAACTGGCGACAGAAGGAGGATCATCAGACATGGAGGAACTTCATCG AACTCGTCCGGGAAACTACAGCTGGCCACCTCGCCCTGCTGGTCACCAAGAATGTTTCCATGTTCCCCGGGAACCCTGAGCGTTTCTCTGAGGGCAGCATTGACGTGTGGTGGATCGTGCACGACGGGGGCATGCTCATGCTGTTGCCCTTCCTCCTGCGTCACCACAAG GTCTGGAGGAAATGCAAAATGCGGATCTTCACCGTGGCGCAGATGGATGACAACAGCATTCAGATGAAGAAAGACCTGACCACGTTTCTGTACCACTTACGAATTACTGCAGAGGTGGAAGTCGTGGAGATG CACGAGAGCGACATCTCAGCATACACCTACGAGAAGACATTGGTAATGGAACAACGTTCTCAGATCCTCAAACAGATGCACCTCACCAAGAACGAGCGGGAACGGGAG ATCCAGAGCATCACAGATGAATCTCGGGGCTCCATTCGGAGGAAGAATCCAGCCAACACTCGGCTCCGCCTCAATGTTCCCGAAGAGACAGCTTGTGACAACgaggagaagccagaagaggag GTGCAGCTGATCCATGACCAGAGTGCTCCCAGCTGCCCTAGCAGCTCGCCGTCTCCAGGGGAGGAgcctgagggggagggggagacagaccCAGAGAAGGTGCATCTCACCTGGACCAAGGATAAGTCAGCGGCTCAGAAGAACAAAGGCCCCAGTCCCGTCTCCTCGGAGGGGATCAAGGACTTCTTCAGCATGAAGCC gGAGTGGGAAAACTT GAACCAGTCCAACGTGCGGCGCATGCACACAGCTGTGCGGCTGAACGAGGTCATCGTGAATAAATCCCGGGATGCCAAGTTGGTGTTGCTCAACATGCCCGGGCCTCCCCGCAACCGCAATGGAGATGAAAACT ACATGGAATTCCTGGAGGTCCTCACTGAGCAACTGGACCGGGTGATGCTGGTCCGCGGTGGTGGCCGAGAGGTCATCACCATCTACTCCTGA